One window of Medicago truncatula cultivar Jemalong A17 chromosome 2, MtrunA17r5.0-ANR, whole genome shotgun sequence genomic DNA carries:
- the LOC11407662 gene encoding probable prefoldin subunit 3: MASSSSSSSAVTERRGIPGAQFVEDVQTYLTQLGLDVNSALAFLQERLQQYKVVEMKLLAQQRELQAKIPDIEKCLDVVATLQAKKGTGEELIADFEVSEGIYSRASIEETDSVCLWLGANVMLEYSLEEATALLQKNLDNARASLEVLVADLLFLRDQTTITQVTIARVYNWDVHQRRTQQAAAATTIAQE; this comes from the exons ATGGCGTCTTCTTCGTCTTCATCATCAGCAGTGACAGAACGAAGAGGAATACCAGGTGCACAGTTCGTTGAAGATGTTCAAACCTATCTCACTCAATTAGGTCTCGATGTTAATTCTGCTCTTGCTTTTCTTCAagaaag GCTTCAACAATACAAGGTTGTTGAAATGAAGCTTCTCGCGCAGCAAAGGGAACTTCAG GCTAAGATACCGGATATTGAAAAGTGCTTAGATGTTGTTGCGACTTTGCAAGCAAAGAAGGGCACCGGTGAG GAACTTATTGCCGATTTTGAGGTGTCAGAAGGCATATATTCACGAGCTTCCATAGAAGAAACTGATTCTGTGTGTTTATGGCTGGGAGCAAATGTTATGTTGGAATATTCATTAGAAGAG GCTACTGCTCTTCTACAGAAAAACCTGGATAATGCTAGAGCCAGTTTAGAAGTTCTTGTTGCTGATCTACTGTTTTTAAGGGACCAAACGACAATTACTCAG GTTACAATTGCTCGTGTTTATAATTGGGATGTCCATCAACGGAGAACTCAACAAGCTGCTGCTGCTACTACAATTGCTCAAGAGTAG